In Desulfobotulus pelophilus, a single window of DNA contains:
- a CDS encoding sigma-54 interaction domain-containing protein, with protein sequence MGAFLMEKDAAALITELTGHLFSSLDMETALHRTFACLARYFPLDLIHLLTLDLTCDTLRYLAEATENRGILLDEKVQVSQRAMADIRRRVDAPIWRMNRSESPLLEEVYQRFRSHVAGPEIRKGNNYSVLVLGFGMGGELIGAFGMVARGKNSYSEGHEVLLGEIRKPLLSGLMNLFRHRDVVCHNERLAVEKQQLQDRLGYPGGMVGHSPALQAVQAMIRQVASLRVPVLLFGETGTGKEVAASAIHRASGRADGPMIRVNCGAIAETLLDSELFGHEKGAFTGAVERKRGYFEQADGGTLFLDEIGELPLAAQVKLLRVLQDLEFFRVGGQRPIAVDTRVIAATHRDLYAMVEAGRFREDLWFRLNVFPIRIPPLRERLQDMEALALHFIRKKSREMNFDPPPELSAENLKTLLRYAWPGNIRELENIIERALILGRGRVLSFSHLGGEASKILGRPEGEGHDNTAHGAISGAGKGFSTLEEAMGRHILSALEACGGRIDGPKGAARLLAIHPSTLRSRMKKMGIVLEKRAEREVPVALPYPFCQDDGAGC encoded by the coding sequence ATGGGAGCGTTTTTGATGGAGAAGGATGCCGCAGCGCTGATCACCGAACTCACGGGCCATCTTTTCAGCAGTCTTGACATGGAAACGGCCCTGCACCGTACCTTTGCCTGTCTTGCCCGGTATTTTCCACTGGATCTTATCCACTTGCTCACTCTGGATCTGACCTGTGATACCCTCCGCTATCTGGCCGAAGCTACGGAAAATCGGGGTATTCTTCTGGATGAGAAGGTGCAGGTCTCCCAGAGAGCTATGGCAGATATCCGCAGGCGTGTGGATGCGCCTATCTGGCGGATGAACCGCAGCGAAAGCCCGCTTCTGGAAGAGGTGTATCAGCGTTTTCGCAGCCATGTGGCGGGGCCTGAAATCCGTAAGGGGAACAATTATTCCGTGCTGGTGCTGGGGTTCGGCATGGGCGGGGAGCTCATCGGGGCCTTTGGCATGGTGGCCCGTGGGAAGAACAGTTATTCCGAAGGCCATGAAGTGCTTTTGGGAGAGATCCGAAAGCCCCTTCTTTCCGGTCTTATGAACCTTTTTCGTCACAGGGATGTGGTTTGCCACAATGAGCGTCTGGCCGTTGAAAAGCAGCAGCTTCAGGACAGGCTGGGCTACCCCGGCGGCATGGTGGGCCATTCTCCGGCTCTTCAGGCCGTGCAGGCCATGATTCGTCAGGTGGCGTCTTTGCGGGTGCCGGTGCTGCTTTTCGGGGAAACGGGTACGGGCAAGGAGGTGGCCGCTTCGGCCATTCACAGGGCTTCGGGCAGGGCCGATGGCCCCATGATCCGGGTCAATTGTGGTGCCATTGCGGAAACCCTTCTGGACTCGGAGCTGTTTGGCCATGAAAAGGGAGCTTTTACCGGAGCCGTTGAGAGAAAAAGGGGCTATTTTGAGCAGGCCGACGGCGGCACCCTTTTTCTGGATGAGATCGGGGAGCTGCCCCTTGCCGCCCAGGTGAAGCTTCTGCGTGTTCTGCAGGATCTGGAGTTTTTCCGGGTGGGCGGTCAGCGGCCCATTGCTGTGGATACCCGGGTCATTGCCGCCACGCACAGAGATCTGTATGCCATGGTGGAGGCGGGCCGTTTCCGGGAGGATCTCTGGTTCCGGCTGAATGTCTTTCCCATCCGCATTCCGCCCCTCAGGGAGAGACTTCAGGATATGGAGGCTCTGGCCCTTCATTTCATCCGTAAAAAATCGAGGGAGATGAATTTTGACCCGCCGCCGGAACTTTCTGCGGAGAACTTGAAAACCCTGCTGCGCTATGCCTGGCCGGGTAATATACGGGAGCTTGAGAATATTATTGAACGGGCGCTGATTCTGGGCAGGGGAAGGGTGCTTTCCTTTTCCCATCTGGGAGGTGAGGCGTCAAAGATTCTGGGAAGGCCGGAAGGAGAGGGGCATGACAATACGGCGCACGGGGCCATATCCGGTGCAGGCAAAGGTTTTTCGACGCTGGAAGAAGCCATGGGCCGTCATATTCTCAGCGCTCTGGAGGCCTGTGGAGGGAGAATTGACGGACCTAAGGGTGCTGCACGGCTCCTTGCCATCCATCCATCCACCCTGAGAAGCCGGATGAAAAAAATGGGGATAGTGCTGGAAAAACGTGCGGAGAGGGAGGTGCCTGTTGCTTTGCCCTATCCGTTTTGTCAGGACGATGGGGCTGGCTGCTGA
- a CDS encoding acyl-CoA dehydrogenase — MAERFIHMQHLRFLLREVFAEESKNLFSEKDMKSWDLVLNAAYDFAKTALHPLFSEMDRETPHLENGTVRVHPAIGPLLRQMGKDGWISAGLPQKQGGEGLPSMLLHACTAIFASANYSASVYSALSMGAARLIATYGCEALKDFYLPPLLAGRWQGTMALTEAEAGSSLGDLSCEAIPAGEGVYRIRGRKVFISAADHDGVENVVHLMLARIDGAPPGVKGISLFVVPKFRPELGGLRDNDITVTQIFHKMGYRGAPIAELSMGEKNDCLGYLIGMENRGLSAMFQMMNGARLEVGMGAAAIATAAYQAALEYTKSRKQGRRMGASSISEPVAIIEHADVKRMLLDQRAIAEGAMALVLQCGLYEDALHTLTGEAARERHLLLDLLTPVAKSYAAEQGIFSVSQSIQCFGGYGYCEDFPVEQHFRDMRIHAIHEGTTGIQAMDLLGRKVMMEKGLPLRLLAKEIRTTLQKAEQDEALAPMAKNLEQALHTLEKTTGILGLWALEAGAEAFLADATLYLEAFGLVTVGWQWLKQAIFARKNSGTARGAAASFYEGKTNVCRYYFAYHLPKHAALCHRLMTKEALTLSIQTEHFS; from the coding sequence ATGGCCGAACGATTTATCCATATGCAGCATCTCCGCTTTCTGCTCCGGGAAGTCTTTGCTGAAGAGAGTAAAAATCTGTTTTCCGAAAAAGATATGAAAAGCTGGGATCTGGTACTCAACGCCGCCTATGATTTCGCTAAAACAGCCCTTCATCCTCTTTTTTCAGAAATGGACAGGGAAACACCCCATCTTGAAAATGGAACCGTGAGGGTTCATCCGGCCATCGGCCCTTTGCTCCGGCAGATGGGAAAGGACGGATGGATCTCCGCAGGCCTTCCTCAGAAACAGGGTGGAGAAGGGCTTCCCTCCATGCTGCTCCATGCCTGCACGGCCATTTTCGCATCCGCCAATTACTCCGCCAGCGTCTACTCTGCCCTGTCCATGGGAGCCGCACGCCTCATCGCCACCTATGGCTGCGAAGCCCTGAAAGACTTCTATCTGCCGCCACTTCTTGCGGGCAGATGGCAGGGCACCATGGCCCTCACCGAGGCGGAAGCGGGCAGTTCCTTAGGCGACCTTTCCTGCGAGGCCATTCCAGCGGGCGAAGGGGTATACCGCATCCGGGGACGCAAGGTCTTCATCTCGGCAGCGGACCATGATGGCGTGGAAAATGTGGTGCATCTTATGCTGGCACGGATTGACGGAGCCCCTCCGGGAGTGAAGGGAATTTCCCTCTTTGTGGTTCCTAAGTTCAGACCGGAGCTGGGCGGCCTCAGGGATAACGACATCACCGTCACCCAGATTTTCCATAAAATGGGCTACAGGGGTGCTCCCATTGCCGAGCTTTCCATGGGCGAAAAAAACGATTGTCTGGGCTATCTTATCGGAATGGAAAACCGGGGCCTTTCCGCCATGTTCCAGATGATGAACGGTGCGCGCCTCGAGGTGGGTATGGGCGCTGCCGCCATCGCCACGGCGGCCTATCAGGCAGCTCTGGAATATACAAAATCCCGGAAACAGGGCCGCAGAATGGGGGCCTCTTCCATATCCGAACCTGTGGCCATCATTGAACATGCGGATGTGAAACGCATGCTGCTCGACCAGCGGGCCATCGCCGAAGGGGCCATGGCCCTGGTGCTGCAATGCGGACTCTACGAAGACGCTCTTCATACTTTGACAGGCGAGGCTGCCAGAGAACGCCACCTTCTTCTGGATCTCCTCACGCCCGTGGCCAAAAGCTATGCTGCAGAACAGGGAATTTTCAGTGTCAGCCAGAGCATACAGTGCTTTGGCGGATACGGCTACTGCGAGGATTTTCCCGTGGAACAGCATTTCCGGGATATGCGCATCCACGCCATCCATGAAGGCACCACAGGTATTCAGGCCATGGATCTTCTGGGCCGCAAAGTGATGATGGAAAAGGGCCTGCCCCTGCGTCTTCTGGCGAAAGAAATCCGAACAACTTTGCAAAAGGCGGAACAGGATGAAGCCCTTGCACCCATGGCAAAAAACCTGGAACAGGCCCTTCATACACTGGAAAAAACCACCGGAATCCTTGGGCTCTGGGCTCTGGAGGCGGGAGCGGAAGCCTTTCTTGCCGACGCAACCCTCTATCTGGAAGCTTTCGGACTTGTCACCGTAGGCTGGCAATGGCTGAAACAGGCCATTTTTGCCCGCAAAAACAGTGGGACAGCCAGGGGAGCGGCAGCTTCTTTCTATGAAGGAAAAACTAACGTATGCCGGTATTATTTTGCTTATCACCTTCCTAAACACGCTGCTTTGTGCCATCGTCTCATGACAAAAGAAGCACTCACCCTCAGCATCCAGACAGAACACTTCTCATAA
- a CDS encoding NADH:flavin oxidoreductase/NADH oxidase family protein: MPGSPQDLLFHPLTLPCGRVIKNRFFKSAMSEILGTKDNRPSQALVRLYEGWGKGGAGILVTGNVMVDRNALGEPRNVVMDSEEDLPLLTSWAEAGKKQGSEIWVQLNHPGKQSPKNLSPKPVAPSAIPLHPGLQRFFATPIALEEGDIHGIIASFGRSAGIAKKAGFTGVQIHAAHGYLVSQFLSPLHNQRKDAWGGNLENRMRFLMEVYRAIRKEVGPDFPVGAKLNSGDFRKEGYHPEEAAEVAASLAAEGLDLLEISGGSYEKPVMMAGMPGGSEGYFLEYARKVRQTTAIPLVVTGGFRTASGMVAALASKDTDMVGLGRPMVLDPSLPLNIAGDNGMAYKSLVTPKSTGIAAVDNIAMLEITWYERQMGYLARGLQPRPHENVWTSIIKMLLVDGITRFRRRRS, encoded by the coding sequence ATGCCGGGAAGCCCTCAGGATCTCTTGTTCCATCCCCTCACCCTGCCCTGCGGCCGGGTGATAAAAAACCGTTTTTTCAAATCCGCCATGAGCGAAATTCTCGGAACCAAAGACAACCGCCCCAGTCAGGCACTGGTTCGCCTTTATGAAGGCTGGGGCAAAGGCGGGGCCGGGATTCTTGTGACGGGCAATGTCATGGTGGACAGAAATGCTCTGGGGGAACCCCGCAATGTGGTCATGGACTCCGAAGAAGATCTTCCCCTTCTCACCTCCTGGGCCGAGGCCGGTAAAAAACAAGGTTCTGAAATATGGGTACAACTGAATCATCCGGGAAAACAGAGCCCCAAAAACCTCTCGCCAAAGCCCGTGGCCCCTTCGGCCATCCCCCTTCATCCGGGTCTTCAGCGTTTTTTCGCCACGCCAATAGCCCTTGAAGAAGGAGACATCCATGGCATCATAGCCTCTTTTGGCCGATCCGCAGGGATAGCGAAAAAAGCGGGCTTCACCGGCGTGCAGATCCATGCGGCCCACGGCTACCTCGTTTCCCAGTTTCTTTCTCCTTTGCACAATCAGCGCAAAGATGCCTGGGGCGGCAACCTTGAAAACCGCATGCGTTTTCTCATGGAGGTGTACCGGGCCATACGCAAAGAAGTGGGACCGGATTTTCCCGTTGGAGCCAAACTCAATTCCGGGGATTTCCGCAAGGAAGGTTATCATCCGGAAGAGGCGGCCGAAGTGGCCGCCTCTCTGGCCGCAGAAGGTCTGGATCTGCTGGAAATCTCCGGCGGCAGCTATGAAAAGCCCGTCATGATGGCGGGTATGCCCGGCGGCAGTGAGGGCTATTTCCTGGAGTATGCCCGTAAGGTGCGCCAGACAACAGCCATCCCCCTTGTGGTAACCGGCGGATTCCGCACGGCTTCCGGCATGGTGGCAGCACTGGCTTCAAAAGACACGGACATGGTGGGACTGGGTCGTCCCATGGTTCTGGACCCCAGCCTGCCTCTGAACATTGCCGGGGACAATGGCATGGCATACAAAAGCCTTGTCACGCCGAAATCCACTGGGATAGCTGCTGTGGACAACATCGCCATGCTGGAGATCACATGGTATGAACGGCAGATGGGCTATCTTGCCAGAGGCCTGCAGCCAAGGCCCCATGAAAACGTCTGGACATCCATCATCAAGATGCTTCTGGTAGACGGAATTACCCGGTTCAGAAGGCGTCGGTCATAG
- a CDS encoding enoyl-CoA hydratase/isomerase family protein, protein MNTITYRQAGRIGYLTLNRPDKYNAFDLEMVDELEAFLHARRYDSETGVIILDGGDSKGFCAGLDVASYAPAIMAMSPVDAYNAQARMSRLFLAMRRIPQPVISCVHGAAAGIGFSLAMASDIRILADNAKFSAAYINIGLGGADMSSSYFLPRLIGTGRAYEYLLTGNWMDADTAMALGFASRKVSREAMIETAEGLAKTMMEKNPMGIRMTKEAINANLDVGGLEAALQMEDRNQMMIAYTYRMTPAS, encoded by the coding sequence ATGAACACAATCACCTATCGTCAGGCAGGCCGCATCGGCTACCTCACCCTGAACCGGCCCGACAAATACAATGCCTTTGATCTGGAAATGGTGGATGAACTGGAAGCTTTTCTCCACGCACGGCGCTACGACAGTGAAACGGGTGTCATCATTCTCGATGGCGGAGATTCGAAGGGCTTTTGCGCAGGCCTTGATGTGGCAAGCTATGCGCCCGCCATCATGGCCATGAGTCCTGTGGATGCCTACAACGCCCAGGCCCGCATGAGCCGCCTGTTTCTCGCCATGCGCCGTATTCCCCAGCCTGTCATCTCCTGCGTACACGGCGCTGCGGCAGGTATCGGCTTTTCCCTTGCCATGGCTTCCGATATCCGCATCCTTGCCGATAACGCCAAATTCTCCGCCGCCTACATCAACATCGGCCTTGGCGGTGCCGACATGTCCTCCAGCTATTTCCTGCCCCGGCTCATCGGCACAGGCCGGGCCTATGAGTATCTTCTTACGGGCAACTGGATGGATGCGGACACAGCCATGGCTCTGGGCTTCGCCAGCCGGAAGGTGAGCCGTGAGGCCATGATCGAGACCGCCGAAGGCCTTGCCAAAACCATGATGGAAAAAAATCCCATGGGCATCCGCATGACCAAAGAAGCCATCAACGCCAACCTTGATGTGGGCGGACTGGAAGCAGCCCTTCAGATGGAAGACCGCAACCAGATGATGATTGCCTACACTTACCGCATGACACCCGCATCCTAA
- a CDS encoding restriction endonuclease subunit S, whose translation MTIKQLASVQMGYSFRSRLEASENGIVAVIQMKDLLDDNTVSCGDLVKIDMDVVKTHHLARKGDLIFRSRGLVTTSAILLEDPDKAVVAAPLLRIRVNRPEKVLPEYLNWYISQRDAQIFLTSRAKGTVQKMISKQAIEDLEVALPTLEKQKNIVELACLLAREQTLLHRLAEKREQYISRLLMQFAKAPTERPN comes from the coding sequence ATGACAATAAAACAACTGGCAAGCGTGCAGATGGGGTACTCCTTCCGATCCCGTCTCGAAGCCTCGGAAAACGGTATAGTTGCCGTTATCCAGATGAAGGATCTTCTGGATGACAACACAGTCAGCTGCGGTGATCTGGTAAAAATTGATATGGATGTCGTGAAAACGCATCACCTCGCACGGAAAGGGGATCTGATATTCAGGTCTCGCGGTCTTGTAACCACTTCAGCAATACTTCTTGAAGATCCGGACAAGGCCGTTGTTGCCGCTCCTTTATTAAGGATAAGGGTAAACAGACCGGAGAAGGTGCTGCCCGAATATCTGAACTGGTACATCAGCCAGCGGGATGCGCAGATTTTTCTGACCAGCAGGGCCAAGGGCACGGTTCAGAAAATGATCAGCAAGCAGGCCATTGAAGATCTGGAGGTGGCACTGCCAACTCTGGAAAAACAAAAAAACATTGTAGAGCTGGCCTGTCTCCTGGCAAGGGAACAAACCCTGCTTCACAGGCTGGCAGAAAAGCGTGAACAATACATTTCAAGATTATTAATGCAGTTTGCAAAAGCGCCCACAGAAAGACCAAATTAA
- a CDS encoding GxxExxY protein: MKPQNTLNTQKDFLFKNESYLIRGAAFEVYRAQLHNYLKTTGLQLGFIINFGHYPKATIERIVK; the protein is encoded by the coding sequence ATGAAACCACAGAACACACTGAATACACAGAAAGATTTTTTATTCAAGAACGAGAGCTACCTAATTCGAGGGGCTGCTTTTGAAGTGTACCGTGCTCAGTTACACAACTATCTGAAAACAACCGGATTGCAGTTAGGATTTATCATCAACTTTGGCCATTATCCAAAAGCCACAATTGAGCGAATAGTCAAATGA
- a CDS encoding type I restriction-modification system subunit M — MNKIEQKDINNAAWAACDTFRGVVDPAQYKDYILVMLFLKYISDVWQDHYEEYRKQYGDDEVRIQRKLERDRFVLPMVKLTEKNTETGIETVLDEFPATYYSLYDRRSAANIGELINIVLDHIEENNKSKLEGVFRNIDFNSEANLGRTKDRNKRLKTLLEDFNKPQLSMKPSLVSEDVIGNTYIYLIERFASDSGKKAGEFFTPLKVTELVARLAGPKPGDRICDPACGSGGLLIQAAKEVARNADSSQEKRNFALFGQESNGSTWALCRMNMFLHSFDSARVEWCDTLNSPLLVENDRLMKFNCVVANPPFSLDKWGAENAESDQYNRFWRGVPPKSKGDWAFISHMVETALEKQGRVAVVVPHGVLFRGAAEGRIRQKMIEENLLDAVIGLPGNLFPTTNIPVAILVFDRSREKGGVREHCKNVFFVDASREFVSGKNMNTLSEAHIGKIMETYAARAEEEKYAHVAEFAEIKENDFNLNIPRYVDTFEEEEEIDIDVVQKEIDDLEKELAAVRVKMAEKLKEIQR; from the coding sequence ATGAATAAAATAGAACAGAAAGATATCAACAATGCAGCATGGGCGGCCTGTGACACCTTCCGGGGCGTTGTTGATCCGGCGCAGTACAAAGACTACATCCTTGTGATGCTGTTTTTGAAATACATCTCCGATGTATGGCAGGATCACTACGAAGAATACCGGAAACAGTATGGGGATGATGAGGTTCGTATCCAGCGGAAACTGGAGCGCGACCGTTTTGTTCTCCCCATGGTAAAACTCACCGAAAAAAATACGGAAACCGGCATAGAGACGGTTCTGGATGAATTTCCCGCCACCTATTACAGCCTCTATGATCGCCGGTCCGCCGCCAACATCGGTGAGCTGATCAATATTGTGCTCGACCATATTGAAGAGAACAACAAGAGCAAGCTCGAAGGGGTGTTCCGCAATATCGACTTTAACAGCGAGGCCAACCTCGGGCGGACAAAGGATCGCAATAAACGCCTGAAAACCCTGCTGGAAGATTTTAACAAGCCCCAGCTCAGCATGAAGCCCAGCCTCGTGTCCGAGGATGTGATCGGTAATACCTATATCTATCTGATTGAGCGCTTCGCCTCCGATTCCGGAAAAAAGGCAGGAGAGTTCTTTACCCCGCTGAAGGTGACCGAGCTGGTGGCCAGACTGGCAGGCCCCAAACCGGGCGACCGCATCTGTGACCCGGCCTGTGGATCGGGCGGCCTTCTGATTCAGGCGGCCAAAGAGGTGGCCCGTAATGCGGACAGCTCTCAGGAAAAACGCAACTTTGCCCTCTTCGGACAGGAGTCCAACGGCAGCACATGGGCGCTCTGCCGGATGAACATGTTCCTGCACAGCTTTGACAGTGCCCGGGTGGAATGGTGCGACACCCTGAACAGTCCGCTCTTAGTGGAAAATGACCGGCTCATGAAGTTCAACTGCGTGGTGGCCAATCCTCCGTTCTCACTGGACAAATGGGGTGCCGAAAATGCCGAGAGCGACCAGTACAACCGCTTCTGGCGTGGTGTTCCGCCCAAAAGCAAAGGTGACTGGGCCTTTATCAGCCACATGGTGGAAACCGCCCTTGAAAAGCAGGGCCGGGTTGCCGTGGTGGTTCCCCATGGCGTGCTGTTCCGGGGCGCAGCCGAAGGCCGTATCCGCCAGAAAATGATCGAGGAAAACCTGCTGGATGCCGTGATCGGCCTGCCGGGCAACCTCTTCCCCACCACCAACATTCCGGTGGCCATTCTGGTCTTTGACCGCTCCCGCGAAAAAGGCGGCGTTCGTGAACATTGTAAAAACGTCTTCTTTGTTGATGCCAGCCGGGAATTTGTTTCCGGGAAAAACATGAACACCCTCTCGGAAGCGCATATCGGCAAGATCATGGAGACCTACGCCGCCCGGGCCGAAGAAGAAAAATATGCCCATGTGGCCGAGTTTGCCGAGATCAAGGAAAACGACTTCAACCTCAATATCCCCCGGTACGTGGACACCTTTGAAGAGGAAGAGGAGATCGACATCGATGTGGTGCAGAAGGAAATTGATGATCTGGAAAAAGAGCTGGCAGCGGTGCGGGTAAAGATGGCTGAGAAGCTCAAGGAGATTCAGCGATGA
- a CDS encoding restriction endonuclease subunit S produces MKLPVSWQIKRLEKLVQFSSGGTPSKAKPEYWQGDIPWISAATMHQQEIVTSELHISEDGLKAGSKLAKENDLLLLVRGSMLWKKVPICICKRDVAFNQDVKALSINGKITPTYLLYWFLAHQRFLLNKVVGTGIGAGKFDLDELKALDIPLPPLPEQKAIADLLSTWDEAIEKTERLIQAKEKGFKRLLNDLIHQGRSNHTWKGYNLSDLCSLVSRKNGENNTNVLTSSAQNGLVSQLEYYNKSVSAENVTGYYLLNKGEFAYNRSSAKGYPYGATKRLDRYEKGVLSTLYLCFALKPNAPCESDFLLHLFESGAANRELRAVCQEGARSHGLLNITKSDFFGIKLFLPAQDQQKKIQSALNTAQEEIDLLKQLANKYKTQKRGLMQKMLTGEWRVKPEIVNQYMEA; encoded by the coding sequence ATGAAGCTACCTGTATCGTGGCAAATAAAGCGCCTTGAAAAACTGGTGCAATTTAGTTCTGGGGGAACGCCTTCAAAAGCAAAACCAGAGTATTGGCAGGGTGATATTCCATGGATTAGCGCTGCAACAATGCACCAACAAGAAATAGTAACATCCGAATTGCATATTTCAGAAGATGGCTTGAAGGCTGGCTCGAAACTGGCAAAAGAAAATGATCTACTTCTGCTTGTTAGAGGCAGCATGCTTTGGAAAAAGGTGCCTATCTGTATTTGCAAGCGTGACGTTGCCTTTAATCAAGATGTCAAAGCTTTGAGTATTAATGGGAAAATTACACCAACTTATCTGCTTTACTGGTTTTTGGCCCACCAACGATTTCTGCTGAACAAAGTTGTTGGCACTGGCATTGGCGCGGGAAAATTTGATTTAGATGAGTTGAAAGCTTTGGACATTCCGCTTCCCCCGCTGCCAGAGCAAAAAGCGATTGCCGATCTGTTGTCCACCTGGGATGAGGCCATCGAGAAAACCGAACGGCTGATTCAGGCAAAGGAAAAGGGGTTTAAGCGGCTGTTAAATGATCTAATCCATCAGGGACGTAGCAACCATACTTGGAAAGGTTACAACCTTAGTGACCTTTGCAGCTTGGTTTCTCGCAAGAATGGGGAAAACAATACCAATGTACTGACATCCTCTGCTCAGAACGGATTAGTCAGTCAGCTTGAGTATTACAATAAAAGCGTGTCGGCCGAAAATGTGACAGGTTACTACCTTCTGAACAAGGGTGAATTTGCTTACAATCGAAGTTCCGCCAAGGGATACCCCTATGGTGCTACAAAGCGTTTGGACAGATATGAAAAAGGCGTATTGTCGACCTTGTATCTCTGTTTTGCATTGAAACCGAATGCCCCTTGTGAATCCGATTTTCTTCTTCACCTCTTCGAGTCTGGTGCGGCAAACCGGGAATTGCGTGCAGTCTGTCAAGAGGGTGCGAGAAGTCACGGACTCTTGAACATTACGAAGTCTGATTTTTTCGGAATCAAACTCTTTCTTCCGGCCCAAGACCAACAGAAAAAGATTCAGTCTGCTCTGAATACCGCTCAAGAAGAAATCGACCTGCTAAAACAGCTCGCAAATAAATACAAAACCCAGAAGCGCGGCCTGATGCAGAAGATGCTCACCGGGGAATGGCGGGTAAAACCGGAAATCGTTAACCAATACATGGAGGCGTAA
- a CDS encoding DUF2188 domain-containing protein, translating to MAKGKNQHVVKHPDGWAVKGEGNSKATKVTRTQAQAIDIEREL from the coding sequence ATGGCTAAAGGTAAAAATCAACACGTTGTAAAACATCCCGATGGCTGGGCGGTTAAAGGCGAAGGTAACAGCAAGGCGACCAAAGTTACCCGCACACAGGCGCAGGCCATTGATATTGAACGAGAGCTGTAG
- a CDS encoding virulence RhuM family protein has protein sequence MPGNNNVPPKGELLVYQGQGLDSPVQVRLEGESVWLSQKLMAELYGVAIPTINEHIANIYEDEELQPEATIRKFRIVQTEGNRQVGRLIDHYNLEMIIAVGFRVRSRRGSQFRKWANERISEYLVKGFTMDDERLKGNAGIVDYFDELLARIREIRASEARVYLMIKNIFALASDYQEGEKQTQLFFATMQNKMHYAATGLTAAEIVKQRANAELPNMGLTSWKGSRVLKTDIGTAKNYLDKEEIDTLNRITVMFLDQAEFRAKRRQTIQMADWENFLDKFLADVELPVLENAGSVSRETALGFANFQYDQFAEKRRQEIQQKADQHYIDDLTQSAKTLKHDRQKIRGNHE, from the coding sequence ATGCCAGGTAACAACAACGTACCGCCCAAGGGCGAGCTTTTGGTGTATCAGGGACAGGGGCTGGACAGCCCGGTTCAGGTGCGGTTGGAAGGGGAAAGCGTCTGGTTGAGTCAAAAGTTAATGGCAGAGCTGTACGGAGTTGCCATTCCAACCATAAATGAACATATAGCAAATATTTACGAGGACGAGGAGCTTCAGCCAGAGGCAACTATTCGGAAATTCCGAATAGTTCAAACGGAAGGAAACCGGCAGGTGGGACGCCTGATAGATCATTATAATCTGGAAATGATCATTGCTGTCGGCTTTCGTGTGCGATCCAGACGGGGAAGTCAGTTCCGAAAATGGGCCAATGAGCGGATTTCAGAATATTTGGTCAAGGGCTTCACCATGGATGACGAACGCCTCAAAGGGAACGCCGGAATCGTTGACTATTTTGACGAACTTCTGGCCCGCATCCGGGAAATCCGTGCCAGCGAAGCCCGTGTTTATCTGATGATCAAAAATATCTTTGCACTGGCCAGCGACTATCAGGAAGGCGAAAAACAAACCCAGCTCTTTTTTGCCACCATGCAAAATAAGATGCACTATGCCGCTACCGGTTTGACCGCAGCCGAAATTGTCAAACAACGCGCCAATGCCGAATTACCCAATATGGGACTCACCAGCTGGAAAGGCTCTCGGGTGCTGAAAACCGATATCGGCACCGCCAAAAATTATCTGGATAAAGAAGAGATTGACACCCTGAATCGAATCACGGTCATGTTTCTGGATCAGGCCGAATTCCGTGCAAAAAGACGACAGACTATCCAGATGGCAGACTGGGAAAACTTCCTCGATAAATTCCTTGCCGATGTCGAACTGCCAGTCCTTGAAAATGCCGGAAGTGTCAGCCGGGAAACTGCATTAGGCTTTGCTAATTTTCAATACGATCAATTTGCCGAAAAACGCAGGCAGGAAATACAACAAAAGGCAGATCAGCACTATATCGACGACCTGACTCAATCCGCCAAGACCTTAAAGCACGACAGACAAAAAATAAGAGGAAACCACGAATGA
- a CDS encoding DUF1016 N-terminal domain-containing protein, producing the protein MISGKDAVWGSKFLEHLASDLKKEFPDMQGFSVTNLKYCRVFFEYIEIRPQIGDENKGRIIPQITNQLAPSSKSGLSWIKAGDL; encoded by the coding sequence ATGATATCCGGCAAAGATGCGGTATGGGGAAGTAAATTTCTGGAACACCTTGCTTCTGACTTGAAAAAAGAATTTCCAGATATGCAGGGTTTTTCTGTTACCAATCTGAAGTACTGCCGCGTTTTTTTTGAGTATATCGAGATTCGTCCCCAGATCGGGGACGAAAACAAAGGCCGAATTATTCCCCAGATTACAAATCAATTGGCACCAAGTTCAAAGTCTGGCTTATCGTGGATAAAAGCAGGAGACCTGTAA